In Apus apus isolate bApuApu2 chromosome 27, bApuApu2.pri.cur, whole genome shotgun sequence, the following proteins share a genomic window:
- the CDC42SE1 gene encoding CDC42 small effector protein 1, which yields MSDFWHKLGCCVVEKPQPKKRRRRIDRSMIGEPMNFVHLTHIGSGDMAAGEGLPMTGAVQEMRSKGGRERQWSSSRVL from the exons ATGAGCGACTTCTGGCACAAGCTGGGCTGCTGCGTGGTGGAGAAGCCACAGCCT aaaaagaggaggagacgGATCGACCGCTCCATGATCGGGGAGCCCATGAACTTCGTCCACCTGACGCACATCGGCTCCGGCGACATGGCCGCGGGCGAAGGGCTGCCCATG aCTGGCGCCGTGCAGGAGATGAGGTCCAAGGGCGGACGGGAGCGACAGTGGAGCAGCTCCCGGGTCTTGTAG
- the PRUNE1 gene encoding exopolyphosphatase PRUNE1 isoform X1, producing the protein MERFVEGNRAALQDHVRRHQEIHVVMGNEACDLDSTVSALALAYFLAKTSPAPRAAFIPVLNIPRADFALRTETTFLLREQGIPATSLIFRDEIDLGGLHRAGLLSLTLVDHHVLPGADAALEEAVVEVLDHRPLDQDRAPHCQVTVELVGSCATLVTERIAQGPPGVLDRPTAALLHGTILLDCVNLSPAAGKVTPRDVACVSLLEERFPDLPARDAVFEALQTAMFDVSGLTTEQMLRKDLKVLSSDELLLAISAIYMDLETFLRRPDVLQDLDAFCQARGYAGLVAMSISFSERLEPSRQLAVYSRHETLRSTVCQALEEATAPALQLQPLPSPWSCLATYTQGNTWASRKKVQPILQAALGGPSPARGLEEEVVPPPTPMNSLVDECPLAQTVPPLCPQDVLERVSRIAAGQPPSSPK; encoded by the exons ATGGAGCGGTTCGTGGAGGGGAACCGGGCGGCTCTGCAG GACCACGTCCGGCGTCACCAGGAGATCCACGTGGTGATGGGCAACGAGGCCTGTGACCTGGACTCCACCGTCTCTGCCCTGGCCCTGGCTTATTTCCTGGCGAAG ACCTCCCCGGCTCCCAGAGCCGCCTTCATCCCGGTGCTGAACATCCCTCGCGCCGACTTCGCCCTGCGGACGGAGACGACGTTCCTGCTGCGGGAGCAGGGCatccctgccacctccctcaTCTTCCGGGATGAGATCGACCTGGGGGGGCTGCACCGCGCCGGGCTGCTCTCCCTGACACTGGTCGACCACCATGTCCTGCCTGG TGCTGACGCAGCCCTGGAGGAGGCCGTGGTGGAGGTCCTGGACCACCGGCCACTCGATCAGGACCGTGCTCCCCACTGCCAGGTGACAGTAGAGCTGGTGGGCTCCTGTGCCACGCTGGTGACCGAGCGCATCGCCCAGGGCCCCCCGGGCGTGCTGGACAGACCCACAGCCGCGCTGCTGCACG GCACCATCCTCCTGGACTGCGTCAACCTGAGCCCGGCTGCTGGCAAGGTGACACCCCGGGACGTGGCGTGTGTCTCGCTGCTGGAGGAGAGGTTCCCCGACCTGCCGGCCCGCGACGCCGTCTTCGAAGCCCTGCAAACGGCCATGTTCGATGTCTCAG GGCTGACGACAGAGCAGATGCTGAGGAAGGACCTCAAAGTCCTCTCCAGCGATGAGCTGCTCCTCGCCATCAGCGCCATCTACATGGACCTGGAG ACCTTCCTGCGCCGGCCCGACGTGCTGCAGGACCTGGATGCTTTCTGCCAGGCTCGGGGCTACGCAGGGCTGGTGGCCATGAGCATCTCTTTCAGCGAGCGCCTGGAGCCCTCCCGGCAGCTCGCCGTCTACAGCCGGCACGAGACCCTGCGCAGCACC GTGTGCCAGGCGCTGGAGGAGGCAacagcaccagccctgcagctccagcccctgcccagcccctggtCCTGCCTGGCCACCTACACCCAGGGCAACACTTGGGCATCGAGGAAGAAGGTCCAGCCCatcctgcaggcagccctggggggaccaagccctgccagggggctggaggaggaggtggtccCCCCGCCCACCCCCATGAACAGCCTGGTGGATGAATGTCCGCTGGCACAGACCGTgccccccctctgcccccaggaTGTCCTGGAGCGGGTCAGTCGCATCGCCGCCgggcagccccccagctcccccaaaTGA
- the PRUNE1 gene encoding exopolyphosphatase PRUNE1 isoform X2 yields the protein MGNEACDLDSTVSALALAYFLAKTSPAPRAAFIPVLNIPRADFALRTETTFLLREQGIPATSLIFRDEIDLGGLHRAGLLSLTLVDHHVLPGADAALEEAVVEVLDHRPLDQDRAPHCQVTVELVGSCATLVTERIAQGPPGVLDRPTAALLHGTILLDCVNLSPAAGKVTPRDVACVSLLEERFPDLPARDAVFEALQTAMFDVSGLTTEQMLRKDLKVLSSDELLLAISAIYMDLETFLRRPDVLQDLDAFCQARGYAGLVAMSISFSERLEPSRQLAVYSRHETLRSTVCQALEEATAPALQLQPLPSPWSCLATYTQGNTWASRKKVQPILQAALGGPSPARGLEEEVVPPPTPMNSLVDECPLAQTVPPLCPQDVLERVSRIAAGQPPSSPK from the exons ATGGGCAACGAGGCCTGTGACCTGGACTCCACCGTCTCTGCCCTGGCCCTGGCTTATTTCCTGGCGAAG ACCTCCCCGGCTCCCAGAGCCGCCTTCATCCCGGTGCTGAACATCCCTCGCGCCGACTTCGCCCTGCGGACGGAGACGACGTTCCTGCTGCGGGAGCAGGGCatccctgccacctccctcaTCTTCCGGGATGAGATCGACCTGGGGGGGCTGCACCGCGCCGGGCTGCTCTCCCTGACACTGGTCGACCACCATGTCCTGCCTGG TGCTGACGCAGCCCTGGAGGAGGCCGTGGTGGAGGTCCTGGACCACCGGCCACTCGATCAGGACCGTGCTCCCCACTGCCAGGTGACAGTAGAGCTGGTGGGCTCCTGTGCCACGCTGGTGACCGAGCGCATCGCCCAGGGCCCCCCGGGCGTGCTGGACAGACCCACAGCCGCGCTGCTGCACG GCACCATCCTCCTGGACTGCGTCAACCTGAGCCCGGCTGCTGGCAAGGTGACACCCCGGGACGTGGCGTGTGTCTCGCTGCTGGAGGAGAGGTTCCCCGACCTGCCGGCCCGCGACGCCGTCTTCGAAGCCCTGCAAACGGCCATGTTCGATGTCTCAG GGCTGACGACAGAGCAGATGCTGAGGAAGGACCTCAAAGTCCTCTCCAGCGATGAGCTGCTCCTCGCCATCAGCGCCATCTACATGGACCTGGAG ACCTTCCTGCGCCGGCCCGACGTGCTGCAGGACCTGGATGCTTTCTGCCAGGCTCGGGGCTACGCAGGGCTGGTGGCCATGAGCATCTCTTTCAGCGAGCGCCTGGAGCCCTCCCGGCAGCTCGCCGTCTACAGCCGGCACGAGACCCTGCGCAGCACC GTGTGCCAGGCGCTGGAGGAGGCAacagcaccagccctgcagctccagcccctgcccagcccctggtCCTGCCTGGCCACCTACACCCAGGGCAACACTTGGGCATCGAGGAAGAAGGTCCAGCCCatcctgcaggcagccctggggggaccaagccctgccagggggctggaggaggaggtggtccCCCCGCCCACCCCCATGAACAGCCTGGTGGATGAATGTCCGCTGGCACAGACCGTgccccccctctgcccccaggaTGTCCTGGAGCGGGTCAGTCGCATCGCCGCCgggcagccccccagctcccccaaaTGA
- the MINDY1 gene encoding ubiquitin carboxyl-terminal hydrolase MINDY-1 isoform X2 gives MEQPPEQEGTIPALSSREGSQQLPQEPVGGEEIPEGRRESPAPGGEAAAGQPGRAPRLPSDQPPKEDAQEKQPTETGGSLAAPPIPSPGGFPEEPPRARSPAREAEPDFYCVKWISWKGERTPVVTQSQNGPCPLLAIINILLLQWKVKLPPQKEVVTAEELMAHLGDCILSTQPREPSEGLQLNFQQNINDSMTVLPKLATGLDVNVRFTGVSDFEYTPECIVFDLLNVPLYHGWLVDPQSPEVVQAVGKLSYNQLVEKIITCKQASDSSLVSEGLVAEQFLESTASQLTFHGLCELTAAVREGELSVFFRNNHFSTMIKHKGHLYLLVTDQGFLQEEGVVWESLHTVDGDSCFCDTDFHLSQAAGKGGATAAPPGPRLQQRQVDQQQQGQDPPSALSDLELARQLQHEEYQQHQQHQQHQQHQQHQGGRPAGERRQRQKPDLDCTLL, from the exons ATGGAGCAGCCGCCTGAGCAGGAagggacaatccctgccctttccagcagggaagggtcccagcagctcccgcAGGAACCCGTCGGTGGGGAAGAAATTCCAGAGGGCAGGCGGGAGAGCCCGGCACCAGGCGGAGAAGCCGCCGCGGGGCAGCCAGGCCGTGCCCCACGTCTCCCCTCCGATCAGCCTCCCAAGGAAGATGCTCAGGAGAAGCAGCCCACAGAGACTGGGGGGtccctggctgctccccccATTCCCAGCCCCGGGGGGTTCCCAGAGGAGCCCCCCCgagcccgcagccccgctcggGAAGCGGAGCCGGATTTTTACTGCGTGAAGTGGATCAGCTGGAAGGGCGAGCGGACGCCGGTCGTCACGCAGAGCCAGAACGGGCCCTGCCCGCTCCTGGCCATCATCAACATCCTCCTCCTGCAGTGGAAG GTGAAGCTGCCCCCGCAGAAGGAGGTGGTCACGGCCGAGGAGCTGATGGCACATTTGG GCGATTGCATCTTGTCCACCCAACCCCGCGAGCCCTCCGAGGGGCTGCAGCTCAACTTCCAGCAG AACATCAATGACTCCATGACCGTCCTGCCCAAGCTGGCCACGGGGCTGGACGTCAACGTGCGGTTCACGGGCGTCTCCGACTTCGAGTACACACCTGAGTGCATTGTCTTTGACCTCCTCAACGTCCCACTCTACCATGGCTGGCTGGTGGACCCCCAG aGCCCCGAGGTGGTCCAAGCTGTGGGCAAGCTGAGCTACAACCAGCTGGTGGAGAAGATCATCACCTGCAAACAGGCCAGTGACTCCAGCCTGGTGAGCGAAG ggctggtggccGAGCAGTTCCTGGAGTCCACGGCCTCCCAGTTGACCTTCCACGGGCTGTGCGAGCTGACGGCGGCCGTCAGGGAGGGCGAGCTCAGCGTCTTCTTCCGCAACAACCACTTCAGCACCATGATCAAGCACAAG ggccACCTCTACCTGCTGGTGACAGACCAGGGCTtcctgcaggaggagggggtggtCTGGGAGAGCCTGCACACGGTGGACGGGGACAGCTGCTTCTGCGACACTGACTTCCACCTCAGCCAGGCTGCGGGCAAGGGGGGGGCCACCGcggcccccccgggcccccgCCTGCAGCAGAGACAGGTGGACCAG cagcagcagggccaggaccCCCCCTCGGCGCTGAGCGACCTGGAGCTGGCGCGGCAGCTGCAGCACGAGGAGtatcagcagcaccagcagcaccagcagcaccagcagcaccagcagcaccag GGGGGGCGGCCGGCAGGGGAGCGACGGCAGCGGCAGAAGCCAGATTTGGACTGTACCCTCCTATAG
- the MINDY1 gene encoding ubiquitin carboxyl-terminal hydrolase MINDY-1 isoform X3, which translates to MEQPPEQEGTIPALSSREGSQQLPQEPVGGEEIPEGRRESPAPGGEAAAGQPGRAPRLPSDQPPKEDAQEKQPTETGGSLAAPPIPSPGGFPEEPPRARSPAREAEPDFYCVKWISWKGERTPVVTQSQNGPCPLLAIINILLLQWKVKLPPQKEVVTAEELMAHLGDCILSTQPREPSEGLQLNFQQNINDSMTVLPKLATGLDVNVRFTGVSDFEYTPECIVFDLLNVPLYHGWLVDPQSPEVVQAVGKLSYNQLVEKIITCKQASDSSLVSEGLVAEQFLESTASQLTFHGLCELTAAVREGELSVFFRNNHFSTMIKHKEEGVVWESLHTVDGDSCFCDTDFHLSQAAGKGGATAAPPGPRLQQRQVDQDYMIALSLQQQQGQDPPSALSDLELARQLQHEEYQQHQQHQQHQQHQQHQGGRPAGERRQRQKPDLDCTLL; encoded by the exons ATGGAGCAGCCGCCTGAGCAGGAagggacaatccctgccctttccagcagggaagggtcccagcagctcccgcAGGAACCCGTCGGTGGGGAAGAAATTCCAGAGGGCAGGCGGGAGAGCCCGGCACCAGGCGGAGAAGCCGCCGCGGGGCAGCCAGGCCGTGCCCCACGTCTCCCCTCCGATCAGCCTCCCAAGGAAGATGCTCAGGAGAAGCAGCCCACAGAGACTGGGGGGtccctggctgctccccccATTCCCAGCCCCGGGGGGTTCCCAGAGGAGCCCCCCCgagcccgcagccccgctcggGAAGCGGAGCCGGATTTTTACTGCGTGAAGTGGATCAGCTGGAAGGGCGAGCGGACGCCGGTCGTCACGCAGAGCCAGAACGGGCCCTGCCCGCTCCTGGCCATCATCAACATCCTCCTCCTGCAGTGGAAG GTGAAGCTGCCCCCGCAGAAGGAGGTGGTCACGGCCGAGGAGCTGATGGCACATTTGG GCGATTGCATCTTGTCCACCCAACCCCGCGAGCCCTCCGAGGGGCTGCAGCTCAACTTCCAGCAG AACATCAATGACTCCATGACCGTCCTGCCCAAGCTGGCCACGGGGCTGGACGTCAACGTGCGGTTCACGGGCGTCTCCGACTTCGAGTACACACCTGAGTGCATTGTCTTTGACCTCCTCAACGTCCCACTCTACCATGGCTGGCTGGTGGACCCCCAG aGCCCCGAGGTGGTCCAAGCTGTGGGCAAGCTGAGCTACAACCAGCTGGTGGAGAAGATCATCACCTGCAAACAGGCCAGTGACTCCAGCCTGGTGAGCGAAG ggctggtggccGAGCAGTTCCTGGAGTCCACGGCCTCCCAGTTGACCTTCCACGGGCTGTGCGAGCTGACGGCGGCCGTCAGGGAGGGCGAGCTCAGCGTCTTCTTCCGCAACAACCACTTCAGCACCATGATCAAGCACAAG gaggagggggtggtCTGGGAGAGCCTGCACACGGTGGACGGGGACAGCTGCTTCTGCGACACTGACTTCCACCTCAGCCAGGCTGCGGGCAAGGGGGGGGCCACCGcggcccccccgggcccccgCCTGCAGCAGAGACAGGTGGACCAG gatTACATGATCGcgctgtccctgcagcagcagcagggccaggaccCCCCCTCGGCGCTGAGCGACCTGGAGCTGGCGCGGCAGCTGCAGCACGAGGAGtatcagcagcaccagcagcaccagcagcaccagcagcaccagcagcaccag GGGGGGCGGCCGGCAGGGGAGCGACGGCAGCGGCAGAAGCCAGATTTGGACTGTACCCTCCTATAG
- the MINDY1 gene encoding ubiquitin carboxyl-terminal hydrolase MINDY-1 isoform X1 — protein MEQPPEQEGTIPALSSREGSQQLPQEPVGGEEIPEGRRESPAPGGEAAAGQPGRAPRLPSDQPPKEDAQEKQPTETGGSLAAPPIPSPGGFPEEPPRARSPAREAEPDFYCVKWISWKGERTPVVTQSQNGPCPLLAIINILLLQWKVKLPPQKEVVTAEELMAHLGDCILSTQPREPSEGLQLNFQQNINDSMTVLPKLATGLDVNVRFTGVSDFEYTPECIVFDLLNVPLYHGWLVDPQSPEVVQAVGKLSYNQLVEKIITCKQASDSSLVSEGLVAEQFLESTASQLTFHGLCELTAAVREGELSVFFRNNHFSTMIKHKGHLYLLVTDQGFLQEEGVVWESLHTVDGDSCFCDTDFHLSQAAGKGGATAAPPGPRLQQRQVDQDYMIALSLQQQQGQDPPSALSDLELARQLQHEEYQQHQQHQQHQQHQQHQGGRPAGERRQRQKPDLDCTLL, from the exons ATGGAGCAGCCGCCTGAGCAGGAagggacaatccctgccctttccagcagggaagggtcccagcagctcccgcAGGAACCCGTCGGTGGGGAAGAAATTCCAGAGGGCAGGCGGGAGAGCCCGGCACCAGGCGGAGAAGCCGCCGCGGGGCAGCCAGGCCGTGCCCCACGTCTCCCCTCCGATCAGCCTCCCAAGGAAGATGCTCAGGAGAAGCAGCCCACAGAGACTGGGGGGtccctggctgctccccccATTCCCAGCCCCGGGGGGTTCCCAGAGGAGCCCCCCCgagcccgcagccccgctcggGAAGCGGAGCCGGATTTTTACTGCGTGAAGTGGATCAGCTGGAAGGGCGAGCGGACGCCGGTCGTCACGCAGAGCCAGAACGGGCCCTGCCCGCTCCTGGCCATCATCAACATCCTCCTCCTGCAGTGGAAG GTGAAGCTGCCCCCGCAGAAGGAGGTGGTCACGGCCGAGGAGCTGATGGCACATTTGG GCGATTGCATCTTGTCCACCCAACCCCGCGAGCCCTCCGAGGGGCTGCAGCTCAACTTCCAGCAG AACATCAATGACTCCATGACCGTCCTGCCCAAGCTGGCCACGGGGCTGGACGTCAACGTGCGGTTCACGGGCGTCTCCGACTTCGAGTACACACCTGAGTGCATTGTCTTTGACCTCCTCAACGTCCCACTCTACCATGGCTGGCTGGTGGACCCCCAG aGCCCCGAGGTGGTCCAAGCTGTGGGCAAGCTGAGCTACAACCAGCTGGTGGAGAAGATCATCACCTGCAAACAGGCCAGTGACTCCAGCCTGGTGAGCGAAG ggctggtggccGAGCAGTTCCTGGAGTCCACGGCCTCCCAGTTGACCTTCCACGGGCTGTGCGAGCTGACGGCGGCCGTCAGGGAGGGCGAGCTCAGCGTCTTCTTCCGCAACAACCACTTCAGCACCATGATCAAGCACAAG ggccACCTCTACCTGCTGGTGACAGACCAGGGCTtcctgcaggaggagggggtggtCTGGGAGAGCCTGCACACGGTGGACGGGGACAGCTGCTTCTGCGACACTGACTTCCACCTCAGCCAGGCTGCGGGCAAGGGGGGGGCCACCGcggcccccccgggcccccgCCTGCAGCAGAGACAGGTGGACCAG gatTACATGATCGcgctgtccctgcagcagcagcagggccaggaccCCCCCTCGGCGCTGAGCGACCTGGAGCTGGCGCGGCAGCTGCAGCACGAGGAGtatcagcagcaccagcagcaccagcagcaccagcagcaccagcagcaccag GGGGGGCGGCCGGCAGGGGAGCGACGGCAGCGGCAGAAGCCAGATTTGGACTGTACCCTCCTATAG
- the CERS2 gene encoding ceramide synthase 2 yields MFQTLYSYFWWERLWLPANLTWADLQDRDGRVYAKASDLYITLPLAFLFLVVRHLFETYVATPLAGLLNVKEKIRLKATPNPVLEKFYAATTKHPKQADVEMLSKKSGHTVRQVERWFRRRRNQDRPSLLKKFREASWRFTFYLIAFIAGMAVIVDKPWFYDLREVWKGYPIQSILPSQYWYYMIELSFYWSLLFSIASDVKRKDFKEQIIHHVATIILISFSWFANYVRAGTLIMALHDSSDYLLESAKMFNYAGWRNTCNNIFIVFAAVFIVTRLVILPFWIMHCTVVYPLDLYPPFFGYYFFNFMMVVLQSLHVFWAYLIIRMAQKFITGKVVEDERSDREETDNSEEEEEKNGPLSNGHPVLNNNHRKTD; encoded by the exons atgTTCCAGACCCTGTACAGCTACTTCTGGTGGGAACGGCTCTGGCTCCCGGCGAACCTCACCTGGGCTGACCTGCAGGACCGGGATGGGCGAGTCTACGCCAAAGCCTCCGACCTCTACATCACCCTCCCCTTGGCCTTCCTCTTCCTCGTGGTCCGGCACCTCTTTGAGAC GTACGTGGCCACCCCACTGGCCGGGCTGCTGAACGTCAAGGAGAAGATCAGGTTAAAAGCCACCCCTAACCCCGTGCTGGAGAAGTTTTATGCTGCCACCACCAAACACCCCAAGCAG gccGACGTGGAGATGCTCTCCAAGAAGAGCGGGCACACGGTGCGGCAGGTGGAGCGTTGGTTCCGCCGCCGCCGCAACCAGGACCGGCCCAGCCTGCTCAAGAAGTTCAGGGAGGCCAG TTGGCGATTCACGTTTTACCTTATTGCTTTCATTGCTGGCATGGCTGTCATAGTGGAT AAACCCTGGTTCTACGACCTGCGGGAGGTGTGGAAGGGGTACCCCATCCAG AGCATCCTGCCCTCCCAGTACTGGTACTACATGATCGAGCTCTCCTTCTACTGGTCCCTGCTCTTCAGCATCGCCTCCGACGTCAAGCGCAAG GACTTCAAGGAGCAGATCATCCACCACGTCGCCACCATCATCCTCATCAGCTTCTCCTGGTTCGCCAACTACGTCCGCGCAGGGACGCTCATCATGGCCCTGCACGACTCCTCAGACTACCTGCTGGAG TCTGCCAAGATGTTCAACTATGCTGGCTGGAGAAACACCTGCAACAACATCTTCATCGTCTTCGCCGCCGTCTTCATCGTCACCCGCCTGGTCATCCTGCCCTTCTG GATCATGCACTGCACGGTCGTTTACCCGCTGGATCTCTACCCTCCCTTCTTTGGCTACTACTTCTTCAACTTCATGATGGTCGTGCTGCAGTCGCTGCACGTCTTCTGGGCCTACCTCATCATCCGCATGGCCCAGAAGTTCATAACTGGAAAG GTGGTTGAGGACGAGCGGAGCGACCGCGAGGAGACGGACAActcggaggaggaggaggagaagaacgGGCCCCTCTCCAACGGCCACCCCGTCCTCAACAACAACCACCGCAAAACCGACTGA